The Leptospira brenneri genome includes a window with the following:
- a CDS encoding 7-carboxy-7-deazaguanine synthase QueE: protein MFGKIHEVYSSISGEGISQGIPTVFIRFAGCSLRCGRTETRALWCDTAYALGPNQGEEKSLDSIWKELEKLDPHHGYQVLLTGGEPLEGKNRDLSLAIANKIYNHRISTELPYPASRVETNGSERITEDPFFIFTMDYKLPGSGMEEKMDQENFRILEKRHNSLDEIKFVVRDRIDFERSLEVVREQKIQTNILYSPVHGEVDAKELVEWIKVDNPPKCRLSLQIHKVLWGNQKGV from the coding sequence ATGTTTGGAAAAATTCATGAAGTCTATTCTTCCATATCCGGGGAAGGAATTTCGCAAGGAATCCCTACTGTCTTCATACGATTTGCTGGTTGTTCCTTACGTTGTGGCAGAACAGAAACACGAGCATTATGGTGTGACACAGCTTATGCCTTGGGACCAAACCAAGGCGAAGAAAAAAGTTTAGATTCTATCTGGAAAGAGTTAGAAAAATTAGATCCTCATCACGGTTACCAAGTACTACTCACTGGCGGGGAACCTTTGGAAGGAAAAAACCGCGACTTATCTCTGGCCATAGCAAACAAAATCTACAATCATAGAATCAGTACAGAACTTCCCTACCCTGCCTCTCGTGTAGAAACCAATGGAAGTGAACGAATCACTGAAGATCCTTTTTTTATCTTCACTATGGACTATAAATTACCAGGTTCGGGGATGGAAGAAAAGATGGATCAGGAAAATTTCCGGATTCTAGAAAAGAGACATAATTCACTTGACGAAATCAAGTTTGTTGTGCGAGATAGAATCGACTTTGAAAGAAGTCTCGAAGTCGTTCGCGAACAAAAAATACAGACAAATATATTGTATTCGCCAGTCCACGGTGAAGTGGATGCCAAAGAACTAGTTGAATGGATCAAAGTAGACAACCCACCTAAGTGTCGTTTGTCGCTTCAAATTCACAAAGTACTTTGGGGAAATCAGAAAGGAGTTTGA
- a CDS encoding VWA domain-containing protein, with translation MVMFVDAKLEYPLIQEKEIQENHLLLRFRTPANPKIEERKPLVIGLVIDKSWSMKGEKMESVIDASCALVNWLTRHDAVVIVAYSADVQIIQPVTHLTEKISVTDKIRNIQVATSTNLSGGWLSGLKSLNQCKIPNAYKRVLLLTDGNPTSGIKDKEALVKIAEDHLAMGISTTTIGVGNDFNEEILVEIAKAGGGNFHYIDNPEKASDIFFDEFGDIGALYAQAIDVELQLAPGVRFKQVLSETSHQVTEEFDEFLGDSKTISRQKVNLQLGDLRADDIRNLVLRLEIDDRVSQTESPFCEVNLSYYNLSKQNALEWVKESFQFPKGKNRGKQDPDVLVEILVANATTGIREISDLIKRGHSEDAKALLFGLIQDIKNNLHFAPNALGSVLGRLQVLETKITTKSDDLNKHLFMNSQILMKGPEKLDLKDVVLHDEIFEYRTIGDIDLYKCPEIKLLIEQKLSEGYRYMIFDFIETSHIDSSAIGMVIQIVGWLRRRGGELVVANIHDSVKKIFEITRLYNHIRVAENVSSAKEILQRIIYANEGDKKIS, from the coding sequence ATGGTCATGTTCGTAGATGCTAAATTGGAATATCCGTTAATCCAAGAAAAAGAAATACAAGAAAATCATCTTTTGCTTCGGTTTCGAACCCCTGCCAACCCTAAAATTGAGGAACGCAAACCCTTAGTGATTGGCCTTGTTATCGATAAAAGTTGGTCGATGAAGGGTGAAAAAATGGAATCGGTAATTGACGCTTCCTGTGCTCTTGTCAACTGGCTGACCAGACATGACGCTGTTGTTATTGTTGCTTATTCGGCAGATGTCCAAATCATCCAGCCAGTGACTCACCTAACAGAAAAAATTTCTGTTACTGATAAAATTAGAAATATTCAAGTTGCCACTTCTACAAATTTAAGTGGTGGGTGGTTATCGGGTTTAAAAAGTCTTAACCAATGCAAAATCCCGAATGCTTATAAACGTGTTTTATTACTTACTGATGGAAATCCTACTTCAGGAATTAAAGATAAAGAAGCCCTTGTTAAAATCGCAGAAGATCATTTAGCTATGGGAATCTCTACCACAACCATTGGTGTTGGAAATGATTTTAATGAAGAGATATTAGTAGAAATTGCAAAAGCCGGTGGTGGAAATTTTCATTATATCGATAATCCAGAAAAAGCATCTGATATATTCTTTGATGAGTTTGGAGATATAGGAGCTCTGTATGCACAGGCCATTGATGTGGAATTACAATTAGCTCCGGGAGTAAGATTCAAACAAGTGTTATCAGAAACTTCACATCAAGTAACAGAAGAATTTGATGAATTTTTAGGAGATTCTAAAACGATTTCGAGGCAGAAAGTTAATTTGCAGTTGGGTGATCTCAGGGCCGACGACATTCGTAATTTAGTATTACGTTTAGAAATCGATGATCGAGTTTCTCAAACAGAATCTCCTTTTTGTGAAGTAAACTTGTCCTATTACAATTTATCTAAGCAGAATGCATTAGAATGGGTAAAGGAATCTTTTCAATTTCCAAAAGGTAAAAACAGAGGCAAACAAGATCCAGACGTTTTAGTAGAGATTTTAGTAGCAAATGCAACGACTGGGATTCGAGAAATTTCTGATTTGATCAAACGTGGGCATAGCGAAGATGCCAAAGCATTACTATTTGGCCTCATCCAAGATATTAAAAATAATTTACATTTTGCTCCCAATGCACTTGGTTCTGTTTTGGGTCGTTTACAAGTTCTGGAAACTAAAATCACAACGAAGTCAGATGATCTAAACAAACATCTTTTTATGAATTCGCAAATACTGATGAAAGGTCCAGAGAAGTTAGATTTAAAAGATGTTGTTCTTCATGATGAAATCTTTGAATACAGAACCATTGGTGATATCGATTTATATAAATGTCCTGAAATCAAACTCCTAATAGAACAAAAACTATCAGAAGGTTATCGTTATATGATTTTTGATTTTATTGAGACATCGCATATTGATTCTTCTGCGATTGGAATGGTGATTCAGATTGTGGGTTGGCTACGAAGACGGGGTGGTGAACTTGTGGTTGCCAACATTCATGATTCGGTGAAAAAGATTTTCGAAATTACAAGGTTGTACAACCACATTCGCGTAGCTGAAAATGTCTCCTCTGCCAAAGAAATTTTACAGAGGATCATTTATGCAAACGAAGGAGATAAAAAAATTAGTTAA
- a CDS encoding transcriptional coactivator p15/PC4 family protein codes for MAKTGIIRDIDKGRGEVIRVEISEYKGQTFFNIRVWYTDPNGELKPTQKGIAIAPALVSDLKEAIEEAERWLA; via the coding sequence ATGGCAAAAACAGGAATCATTCGAGATATTGACAAAGGTAGGGGAGAAGTCATCCGCGTTGAGATTTCCGAATACAAAGGCCAAACTTTTTTTAATATTAGAGTTTGGTACACTGACCCCAACGGAGAATTAAAACCCACTCAGAAAGGGATCGCTATTGCACCTGCTCTGGTAAGTGATTTAAAGGAAGCGATCGAAGAAGCAGAACGATGGCTAGCTTAA
- a CDS encoding FAD-binding oxidoreductase: protein MLTPQINLFKKSNPILAQVLANTRLTPEPGKGKRPAKEGDSAVHRITIAVDHNTYPYMIGQSAGIIPPGVDPEKQAKGSADPSYTIRLYSIASPSFSFGQTKDNIEFVVKRDNVYDENGNLVHKGVCSNYLCDLKPGDTVTMTGPAGKKFLLPQTDFSGDIFFFATGTGISPFFGMVEELLVQKLVSFQGNVWLIYGAPYSDEIVLRDYFEDMAKSHSNFHFITAISREEKNSFDGGKMYISHRAKENAEAIKNAVNGNGKFYICGGPKGMEKGVIQEIMSACGTDLSYDEFKKHLEEKEQLFVETY, encoded by the coding sequence TTGCTTACCCCTCAGATCAATCTGTTTAAAAAATCCAATCCTATTTTAGCCCAAGTTCTAGCGAACACCCGTTTGACTCCCGAACCAGGAAAGGGAAAACGTCCTGCAAAGGAAGGGGATTCTGCCGTTCATCGAATCACCATAGCGGTCGATCACAACACCTACCCATATATGATCGGGCAAAGTGCAGGGATCATCCCTCCGGGTGTGGATCCAGAAAAACAAGCCAAAGGTTCGGCCGATCCTTCTTACACCATCCGTTTGTATTCCATCGCCTCACCGTCGTTTAGTTTTGGTCAAACCAAAGACAATATTGAGTTTGTTGTCAAAAGGGATAATGTTTACGATGAAAACGGAAATCTTGTCCATAAGGGAGTTTGTTCCAATTATCTTTGTGATTTGAAACCTGGGGATACAGTGACCATGACAGGTCCTGCGGGAAAAAAATTCCTTCTACCCCAAACTGATTTTTCAGGTGATATTTTCTTTTTTGCTACCGGAACTGGGATTAGTCCTTTTTTCGGAATGGTCGAAGAACTTCTGGTTCAGAAACTAGTTTCCTTCCAAGGAAATGTTTGGTTGATTTATGGAGCTCCCTATTCTGACGAAATTGTCCTCCGTGATTATTTTGAAGATATGGCAAAAAGTCATTCCAATTTTCATTTCATAACGGCGATTAGCCGAGAGGAAAAAAATTCCTTTGATGGTGGAAAAATGTATATTTCTCACCGAGCAAAAGAAAATGCCGAAGCCATTAAAAATGCTGTCAATGGAAATGGTAAGTTTTATATTTGTGGCGGTCCGAAAGGAATGGAAAAAGGAGTGATACAAGAAATCATGTCTGCTTGCGGAACTGATCTTTCGTATGATGAATTCAAAAAACACCTGGAAGAAAAAGAACAACTTTTTGTAGAGACGTACTAA